Proteins co-encoded in one Natrinema sp. CBA1119 genomic window:
- a CDS encoding DUF211 domain-containing protein, with protein sequence MNAAIRRLVLDAMKPQEPDILEFADTVADSPGVEAVNVVLVETDREVQNLKLTVEGDEIDANALEEAITDLGGTVHSIDQVVCGDRLVEQVETPQDK encoded by the coding sequence ATGAACGCAGCTATCAGACGGCTCGTTCTCGACGCGATGAAGCCACAGGAGCCGGATATCCTCGAGTTCGCCGACACCGTCGCCGACAGTCCGGGCGTCGAGGCCGTCAACGTCGTTCTGGTCGAGACCGATCGCGAGGTCCAGAACCTCAAGCTGACGGTCGAAGGCGACGAAATCGACGCAAACGCTCTCGAGGAGGCCATCACCGACCTCGGCGGAACGGTGCACTCGATCGATCAGGTCGTCTGTGGCGATCGCCTCGTCGAACAGGTCGAGACGCCGCAGGACAAGTGA